From one Thermococcus sp. Bubb.Bath genomic stretch:
- the trxB gene encoding thioredoxin-disulfide reductase — protein sequence MFSLGGFSKGSDYENKTWDVLIIGAGPAGFTAAIYVARYGLETLIISKDLGGNMALTDLIENYPGFPDGISGSELTNRMHEHVKKLGVDVVFDEVERVDPAECAYYEGPCKFTVKTANGKEYRGRTIIITVGAAPRKLHVPGEEEFTGRGVSYCATCDGPLFKGKRVIVVGGGNTAVQEALYLKSIGVDVTLVHRRDQFRADKILQDRFAESGIPTILNTVVMEIKGNGKVEAVKLKNRVTGEETEMAVEGVFIFIGYEPKTDFVKHLGITDEYGYIPVDMYMRTKVPGIFAAGDITNVFKQIAVAVGQGAIAANSAKEFLDEWKSKNGE from the coding sequence ATGTTCAGCCTGGGAGGCTTCTCAAAGGGAAGCGACTACGAGAACAAGACGTGGGATGTTCTCATCATAGGAGCCGGACCCGCAGGGTTCACGGCGGCAATATACGTTGCCCGTTACGGCCTTGAGACACTCATCATAAGCAAGGACCTGGGAGGGAACATGGCACTGACGGACCTTATAGAGAACTATCCCGGATTTCCAGACGGCATAAGCGGCTCTGAACTTACCAACAGGATGCACGAGCACGTCAAGAAGCTTGGAGTTGACGTTGTTTTCGACGAGGTTGAGAGAGTTGATCCAGCAGAGTGTGCCTACTACGAGGGACCGTGCAAGTTCACGGTGAAGACGGCAAACGGAAAGGAGTACAGGGGAAGGACAATAATCATAACCGTCGGCGCGGCACCGAGGAAGCTCCACGTACCGGGCGAGGAGGAGTTCACCGGAAGGGGCGTCAGTTACTGCGCAACCTGTGACGGCCCGCTTTTCAAGGGCAAGAGGGTCATAGTAGTCGGCGGAGGAAACACCGCCGTACAGGAAGCCCTTTACCTCAAGAGCATAGGCGTTGACGTTACCCTCGTCCATAGGCGCGACCAGTTCAGGGCGGACAAGATACTCCAGGACCGCTTTGCCGAGAGCGGCATTCCGACGATACTCAACACAGTCGTGATGGAGATTAAGGGGAACGGCAAGGTCGAGGCCGTTAAGCTCAAAAACCGCGTAACCGGCGAGGAGACTGAGATGGCCGTAGAGGGTGTCTTCATCTTCATAGGCTACGAGCCGAAGACCGACTTCGTCAAGCACCTCGGCATAACCGACGAGTACGGCTACATCCCGGTCGATATGTACATGCGCACCAAAGTTCCAGGAATCTTTGCAGCGGGAGACATAACCAACGTCTTCAAGCAGATAGCCGTTGCCGTCGGTCAGGGAGCGATAGCTGCAAACTCCGCCAAGGAGTTTCTCGATGAATGGAAGAGCAAGAACGGGGAGTGA